The Primulina huaijiensis isolate GDHJ02 chromosome 12, ASM1229523v2, whole genome shotgun sequence genome has a window encoding:
- the LOC140989772 gene encoding endoglucanase 8-like, translating to MALNPPQFPANHRSFSTAVILLLLLLSFLHHHSAAAAGHDYRDALHKSILFFEGQRSGKLPPNQRIRWRRDSAMHDGASAGVDLTGGYYDAGDNVKFGFPMAFTATLLSWSIIDFGRNMRVAGELNNAVASLKWATDYLLKATAHEGVVYVQVGDPSSDHSCWERPEDMDTLRTAYKVDANHPGSDVAGETAAALAAASIVFRSRSPAYSNLLLNRAIKVFEFADRHRGPYTSSLQYAACPFYCDVNGFQDELLWGAAWLHKASRRREYKEYIVRNEVVLRAGDTINEFGWDNKHAGINVLLSKEVLMGRANDLKSFQMNADTFICSLLPGINSHAQVQYSPGGLIFKSGGSNMQHVTSLSFLLLAYSNYISHAKHVIPCGGTSASSSLLKRLARRQVDYILGDNPLRMSYMVGYGPRYPERIHHRASSLPSLEAHPSRIRCKDGTRYYLSPAPNPNLLVGAVVGGPNSSDYFPDSRPFFQESEPTTYINAPLVGLLAYFSVHP from the exons ATGGCGCTAAATCCTCCCCAATTCCCGGCAAATCACCGATCATTCTCCACCGCCGtcatcctcctcctcctcctcctctccTTCCTTCACCACCACTCCGCCGCCGCTGCTGGTCACGACTACCGCGACGCACTCCACAAAAGCATTCTTTTCTTCGAAGGCCAGCGCTCGGGCAAACTCCCCCCAAACCAACGCATCCGGTGGCGCAGAGACTCCGCAATGCATGACGGTGCCTCCGCCGGA GTTGATTTGACTGGAGGATACTACGACGCCGGGGACAACGTCAAGTTCGGTTTCCCCATGGCGTTCACCGCCACATTGTTGTCGTGGAGCATCATAGACTTCGGCAGGAACATGCGGGTCGCCGGGGAGCTGAACAACGCTGTGGCATCCCTGAAATGGGCCACCGATTACTTACTGAAGGCCACAGCACACGAAGGCGTCGTATATGTGCAGGTGGGAGACCCGTCGTCGGACCACAGCTGCTGGGAAAGACCTGAGGATATGGACACCCTGAGAACTGCGTATAAGGTTGACGCCAACCACCCTGGCTCCGACGTGGCTGGAGAGACAGCCGCCGCGCTAGCCGCCGCCTCCATCGTATTCCGTTCACGAAGTCCCGCCTACTCGAACCTTCTTTTGAATCGCGCAATTAAA GTGTTCGAGTTTGCAGACAGGCACCGAGGTCCTTACACTTCAAGCCTACAGTATGCGGCCTGCCCTTTTTACTGCGATGTCAATGGTTTCCAG GATGAATTGCTATGGGGTGCGGCATGGTTACACAAAGCATCAAGGAGGAGAGAATACAAAGAGTATATAGTTCGGAACGAGGTGGTATTGAGAGCTGGAGACACCATTAATGAGTTTGGTTGGGATAACAAACACGCAGGCATCAATGTTCTCCTTTCCAAG GAAGTGCTAATGGGAAGAGCAAATGATCTAAAATCATTCCAAATGAATGCAGATACTTTTATCTGTTCCTTATTGCCAGGAATTAATTCTCATGCTCAGGTTCAATATTCTCCGG GAGGTTTGATATTCAAGTCTGGAGGAAGCAACATGCAGCATGTAACGTCCCTATCATTTCTACTCCTGGCTTATTCCAACTATATAAGTCACGCCAAGCACGTCATCCCGTGTGGCGGGACGTCGGCCTCCTCTTCACTTCTCAAAAGATTGGCCAGACGCCAG GTGGACTACATTCTAGGTGATAACCCATTGAGAATGTCTTACATGGTGGGCTACGGTCCACGATACCCGGAGAGAATCCACCATCGAGCGAGCTCGTTGCCATCATTGGAAGCCCACCCTTCTCGCATCAGATGCAAAGACGGGACTCGATACTATTTGAGCCCAGCTCCGAACCCAAACTTATTAGTTGGTGCGGTTGTAGGCGGGCCTAATAGCTCAGACTACTTCCCAGACTCGAGACCTTTCTTTCAGGAGTCCGAGCCAACCACATACATCAATGCGCCTTTAGTGGGTCTGCTTGCTTACTTTTCAGTCCATCCTTGA
- the LOC140989771 gene encoding mediator of RNA polymerase II transcription subunit 23, with translation MLRAPTPGQSTQPIYEMEQQNAAGTQLQQHQPRVSSSSSSRAHQFHPARPAILDLFNLYLGVRSSGQKSDESVGEPPNKTQKRITAINRELPPPNEQFLFDFEKLQSQFPDQEQVRAVTESVLISLVIQCCSHAPRAEFLLFALHGLCEIGYINWDTFLPCLLSSVSSAEMSVGQGSQTVAAVTSAASSHLGTLPPSNTVPNITNFPSSNPVSPLPSILGIGSPSQSAAEPSSGATISPIKSNDGTYTSQKSARANLSIRENAISSLRQLSCKIVLIGLDSNLRPVTHADIFYHILNWLVNWDQKQPGLDEFDSARLWKPDKALIEWLHSCLDVIWLLVEDNRCRVPFYELIRSGLQFIENIPDDEALFTLILEIHRRRDMMATHMQMLDQHLHCPTFGTPRLLLQATTNVSGEPVTNMRYSPITYPSVLGEPLHGEELAASIRRGSLDWDRALRCLRHAFRNTPSPDWWRRVLLLAPCHRNQSQGPTPGAVFTSEMISEATIDRIVELLKLTNSEMNCWQEWLIFSDVFFFLMKHGCIDFVDFVDKLVSRLQDGDQHILRTNHVTWLLAQIIRVELVMNALNTDSRKVETTRKILSFHKEDRSSDPNNPQSILLDFISSCQNLRIWTLNTSTREYLNNEQLQKGKQIDEWWRQLNKGERIMDYMNMDERSIGMFWVVSYTMAQPACETVMNWLTSAGVTEVISGPNLQSNERLMVMQEVSPVPMSLISGFSINLCLKLVYQMEESMFSGQIVPSMAMVETYVRVLLVAPHALFRSLLTLLAQRNQTSFSKPAASILVFELLNYRLLSVYRYQGKSKSLMYDITKMVATLKGKRGDHRIFRLAENLCINLISSMREFFFVKREGKGPTDFTETLNRITVINLAIIIKTRGIPEVEHLVYLQTMLEQILATSQHAWSEKTLRYFPSILRDALAGRVDKKGLAIQLWQQAETTVINQCTQLLSTSADPSYVTTYINHSFPQHRQYLCAGAWILMYGHPESINSLHLGRVLREFSPEEVTANIYTMVDVLLHHFSLELQRGRSLQDLMLKACTNLSFFIWTHELLPLDILLLALIDRDDDPHALRIVINLLDSKELQQRVKLYLMNHGPPEHWLFSGTFKRTELQKALGNHLSWKERYPTFFDDIAARLLPVIPLVIYRFIENDAIDAADRVLQVYSTFLHYYPLNFTFVRDILGYFYGHLSGKLVLRILNVLDVKKIPFSESFPQHVNSSNTSNAAICPPLDYFATLLLGLVNNVIPPLNNSSKNGPTRDVSNSSVRAPHNKPQATAQPVPTVTPEGQKPFYQIQDPGTHTQLILETAVIEILSLPVNSSQIVSSLVQIVVHIQPTLIQCSNGLHALSNGVGQSSVLPTSPSGGSSDSFGATRTPLVSGINSSSFVWRSGYTCQQLSCLLIQACGLLLAQLPAEFHVQLYMEAARVIKESWWLADGKRSVGELESAVSYALLDPTWAAQDNTSTAIGNVVALLHSFFSNLPLEWLEGTHLIIKHLRPLTSIAALRIAFRIMSPLLPRVVNAHTLFSKTLSLLLSIMVDVFGRNSQQSASIEAPEIADIIDFLHHIVHFDGQGGPVQANSKPRPEILALIGRAAENLRPDVQHLLSHLKADVNCSIYAATHPKISPNTT, from the exons GTGACAGAATCTGTCCTAATATCTCTAGTTATCCAATGTTGTAGTCATGCCCCAAGGGCAGAGTTTCTGCTCTTTGCACTACACGGTTTGTGCGAAATAGGATACATAAACTGGGATACGTTCTTGCCATGTCTTCTCTCTTCAGTTTCTTCTGCAGAGATGTCCGTTGGTCAGGGAAGTCAAACAGTGGCAGCTGTTACTTCTGCTGCTTCATCACATCTAGGGACCTTGCCACCTTCAAATACAGTTCCTAATATCACGAATTTTCCATCATCAAATCCTGTATCTCCATTGCCTTCGATTCTTGGTATTGGTTCCCCATCCCAGTCGGCAGCTGAGCCATCATCTGGTGCCACAATATCTCCCATAAAGTCAAATGATGGTACTTACACTAGCCAAAAGTCAGCAAGAGCAAATCTATCGATTCGAGAAAATGCTATAAGCAGTCTACGACAATTGTCCTGCAAAATAGTTTTGATCGGTCTTGACTCTAATCTAAGACCTGTCACGCATGCAGATATTTTTTATCACATCTTGAATTGGCTTGTTAACTGGGATCAAAAACAACCGGGGCTCGATGAATTTGATTCTGCAAGATTATGGAAACCTGACAAAGCCCTAATTGAATGGTTGCACAGCTGTCTAGATGTGATTTGGCTGTTGGTTGAGGATAATAGATGTCGTGTGCCCTTTTATGAACTAATACGTAGTGGCTTACAGTTTATCGAGAATATACCAGATGATGAGGCATTGTTTACGCTTATTCTGGAGATTCATAGGAGGAGAGATATGATGGCAACACACATGCAGATGTTAGACCAACATCTTCACTGCCCTACTTTTGGAACTCCTCGACTTCTGCTTCAGGCCACTACTAATGTATCTGGCGAACCAGTGACTAACATGAGATATTCACCGATTACATATCCAAGTGTTCTTGGAGAACCTTTGCATGGAGAG GAACTTGCAGCATCCATCAGGAGAGGAAGTCTTGACTGGGATCGAGCCCTTAGATGTTTGAGGCATGCTTTTCGCAACACTCCATCTCCTGATTGGTGGAGGCGAGTGTTGCTTTTGGCACCTTGTCACAGGAATCAATCACAGGGGCCTACACCTGGTGCAGTTTTTACTTCTGAAATGATTAGTGAAGCAACTATTGATAGGATCGTTGAATTACTGAAGCTGACGAATTCAG AGATGAATTGTTGGCAGGAGTGGCTTATATTTTCagatgttttcttttttctcatGAAACATGGATGCAttgattttgttgattttgtggACAAGTTGGTTTCGCGGCTTCAAGATGGTGATCAACATATTCTCAGGACAAATCATGTTACGTGGTTGCTTGCTCAAATTATAAGGGTTGAGCTAGTAATGAACGCTTTGAACACAGACTCTAGAAAG GTGGAGACAACCAGAAAAATCCTTTCATTTCATAAAGAAGATAGAAGCTCTGACCCCAATAACCCCCAAAGTATCTTACTGGATTTCATTAGCAGTTGCCAGAATTTACGTATTTGGACATTAAACACATCTACCAGAGAATATTTGAACAATGAGCAGCTGCAAAAGGGGAAGCAAATAGATGAATGGTGGAGGCAACTAAACAAAG GTGAACGGATCATGGACTACATGAATATGGATGAAAGATCGATTGGGATGTTTTGGGTTGTCTCTTATACCATGGCACAACCTGCTTGTGAAACTGTGATGAATTGGTTAACCTCTGCTGGAGTAACAGAGGTAATATCTGGACCAAATCTACAGTCAAATGAGAGACTGATGGTGATGCAGGAAGTTAGCCCAGTGCCCATGTCATTAATATCTGGCTTTTCCataaatttatgtttgaaaCTGGTATATCAGATGGAAGAATCTATGTTTTCTGGGCAG ATCGTGCCTAGCATGGCAATGGTTGAAACATATGTTAGAGTGCTTCTCGTTGCTCCCCATGCTTTATTCCGTTCACTCTTGACC CTTCTGGCCCAGAGGAATCAAACCTCATTTAGCAAACCTGCTGCTTCTATCTTGGTGTTTGAACTTCTGAACTACCGGTTGCTATCAGTTTACAG GTACCAAGGGAAGAGCAAAAGTCTGATGTATGATATCACCAAAATGGTGGCTACATTGAAGGGCAAACGTGGAGATCATCGTATTTTTAGGCTGGCTGAAAATTTATGCATTAATCTTATATCATCAATGAGGGAATTTTTCTTTGTGAAGAGGGAAGGGAAG GGTCCAACTGACTTCACTGAAACTTTAAACCGGATAACAGTAATTAACCTTGCTATCATCATCAAAACTCGTGGCATTCCAGAGGTAGAGCACCTGGTATACCTCCAAACGATGTTGGAACAGATACTTGCCACAAGTCAACATGCATGGTCGGAGAAGACCCTTCGCTATTTTCCTTCTATTTTACGTGATGCCTTGGCTGGACGGGTAGATAAAAAGGGCTTGGCCATTCAGCTATGGCAACAG GCAGAGACAACTGTGATTAACCAATGCACACAGCTTCTTTCAACATCTGCTGATCCAAGTTATGTCACGACTTATATTAATCACAGTTTTCCTCAACACCGCCAATATCTTTGTGCTGGTGCATGGATTCTAATGTATGGCCACCCCGAGAGCATTAACAGTTTGCATCTT GGTCGTGTCTTGAGGGAGTTTTCACCTGAAGAAGTGACTGCTAACATATACACAATGGTGGATGTTCTACTGCATCATTTTAGCTTGGAACTGCAGCGTGGACGTTCCTTGCAG GATCTTATGCTGAAAGCATGCACAAATCTTTCCTTCTTCATCTGGACCCATGAACTCCTACCTTTGGACATTTTACTATTAGCATTAATCGACCGTGATGATGACCCCCATGCTTTGAGAATTGTG ATTAACCTGCTTGACAGTAAGGAGCTGCAACAAAGAGTGAAACTGTATCTTATGAATCATGGTCCCCCGGAGCATTGGCTTTTTTCTGGAACTTTCAAGCGAACTGAGTTGCAGAAGGCCCTGGGAAATCATCTATCATGGAAGGAAAG GTATCCAACATTTTTTGATGATATCGCCGCACGTCTGCTCCCAGTCATCCCTCTGGTCATCTACAGATTTATTGAAAATGACGCTATTGATGCTGCTGACAGAGTGTTACAAGTTTATTCAACATTCCTTCATTACTATCCATTGAATTTTACATTTGTGCGGGATATACTAGGCTATTTCTATGGTCATCTTTCAGGCAAACTGGTCCTTAggatattaaatgttttagatGTGAAAAAG ATTCCCTTTTCGGAGTCCTTCCCTCAGCACGTTAACTCGTCTAATACATCTAATGCAGCCATTTGTCCACCACTGGACTACTTTGCCACCCTTTTATTAGGTTTAGTGAATAATGTTATTCCTCCTTTGAACAACTCCTCCAAAAATGGACCAACGAGAGATGTCTCAAACAGTTCAGTGAGAGCTCCACATAATAAGCCTCAAGCCACAGCACAGCCAGTCCCAACAGTTACTCCTGAGGGCCAGAAACCATTCTATCAAATCCAAGATCCTGGCACACATACCCAGCTGATCCTCGAGACGGCTGTCATAGAAATTCTCTCTCTTCCTGTAAATTCATCCCAAATTGTCTCGTCACTTGTGCAAATTGTTGTTCACATACAACCGACTCTGATTCAATGTAGCAATGGACTGCATGCTCTATCCAATGGAGTTGGACAAAGTTCGGTTTTGCCAACATCTCCATCTGGCGGAAGCAGCGATTCCTTTGGTGCAACCAGGACTCCTTTGGTTTCAGGAATAAATTCCTCCAGCTTTGTCTGGAGAAGTGGATATACATGCCAGCAACTATCGTGCTTGTTGATCCAAGCATGCGGTCTTCTTTTAGCACAGCTTCCCGCTGAGTTTCATGTTCAACTCTATATGGAGGCGGCACGTGTTATAAAAGAGAGCTGGTGGCTTGCTGATGGGAAAAGGTCGGTTGGTGAACTAGAATCGGCTGTCAGCTATGCTTTGTTAGATCCAACATGGGCTGCTCAGGACAATACTTCTACGGCCATTG GCAATGTTGTGGCATTGTTGCACTCTTTCTTCAGTAACCTCCCCCTGGAATGGCTAGAGGGAACACATCTTATCATTAAGCATCTGCGACCGTTGACATCCATTGCTGCTCTGAGAATAGCTTTCCGAATTATGAGTCCATTGCTTCCTCGAGTGGTCAATGCTCACACCCTCTTCAGTAAG ACACTCTCGTTGCTTTTGAGCATCATGGTTGATGTCTTTGGGAGGAACTCCCAGCAATCGGCTTCTATTGAAGCCCCGGAGATTGCAGACATTATTGACTTCTT GCATCATATTGTTCATTTTGACGGGCAAGGAGGTCCTGTACAAGCGAACAGCAAACCACGACCAGAAATCCTTGCTCTCATTGGAAGAGCAGCCGAAAATTTACGTCCAGATGTGCAACATCTTCTTTCACACTTGAAAGCTGATGTGAATTGTTCCATCTATGCTGCAACTCATCCAAAAATTTCCCCAAATACCACTTGA